In Streptomyces sp. NBC_01717, one DNA window encodes the following:
- a CDS encoding DUF3662 and FHA domain-containing protein, whose protein sequence is MGVMKRFEQRLEGLVNGTFAKVFKSEVQPVEIAGALQRECDNNATIWNRERTVVPNDFIVELSAPDYERLSPYSGQLGDELSGLVRDYAKQQRYTFMGPIKVHLEKADDLDTGLYRVRSRTLASSSSQQGQQAPQGHLGQSGHPGQGRPAAPQPTGGYGYPPSSVPPMPAAPPPGGGRPGAPTTDRRPSAAPGAMPSPQVRRWIEINGTRHQISRPTLVLGRSTDADVRIDDPGVSRRHCEIRTGTPSTIQDLGSTNGIVVDGQHTTRATLRDGSRIVVGSTTIVYRQAEG, encoded by the coding sequence ATGGGAGTCATGAAGCGTTTCGAGCAGCGTCTCGAAGGTCTGGTCAACGGCACCTTCGCCAAGGTGTTCAAGTCCGAGGTCCAGCCGGTCGAGATCGCGGGTGCCCTCCAGCGCGAGTGCGACAACAACGCAACGATCTGGAACCGCGAGCGAACCGTCGTTCCCAACGACTTCATCGTCGAGCTCAGCGCCCCGGACTACGAGCGCCTCAGCCCGTACTCCGGCCAACTCGGCGACGAGCTCTCCGGTCTGGTCCGGGACTACGCCAAGCAGCAGCGCTACACCTTCATGGGACCCATCAAGGTCCATCTGGAGAAGGCCGACGACCTCGACACCGGGCTCTACCGCGTACGGAGCCGCACGCTTGCGTCGAGTTCGTCACAGCAGGGCCAGCAGGCTCCTCAGGGCCACCTGGGACAGTCCGGCCACCCGGGCCAGGGGCGGCCGGCCGCCCCCCAGCCCACCGGCGGCTACGGCTACCCGCCCAGCTCCGTCCCGCCCATGCCCGCGGCCCCGCCGCCGGGCGGCGGCCGTCCCGGAGCACCCACCACCGACCGGCGACCGTCGGCCGCGCCCGGCGCCATGCCGAGCCCGCAGGTGCGACGCTGGATCGAGATCAACGGCACCCGCCATCAGATCTCCCGCCCGACGCTGGTGCTGGGACGCAGCACCGACGCCGACGTGCGGATCGACGACCCCGGCGTATCCCGTCGGCACTGTGAGATCCGGACCGGAACGCCCTCGACGATCCAGGATCTCGGGTCTACCAACGGCATCGTGGTGGACGGGCAGCACACAACCCGCGCTACGCTCCGCGACGGCTCGCGGATCGTCGTGGGTAGCACCACCATCGTTTACCGGCAAGCCGAAGGGTGA